The following DNA comes from Bacteroidetes bacterium SB0662_bin_6.
TATTGCTGCTGTTCCTGGAGCGTCTCCTCCAGATCGGCATTTTCGACCCGGCTCTTGGCGGAGACCCGATCCTTTTCCAGCATTTCTTCTGGTTCTACTCGCATCCGGCGGTGTACATCATGATTCTGCCGGGCTTCGGGATCATTTCCGAATTGATCGCGACGTTTTCGAGGCAGCGCATTTACGGATACATGGCCATTGCGTTGTCTTCCGTGGCCATTGCGATGCTTGGCTTTCTGGTCTGGGGGCATCATATGTTCGTCTCCGGGCAATCCGTTATCTCCTCGGTCATTTTCTCGCTGATTACGTACCTGATCGGCATTCCGTCAGGGATCAAGGTGTTCAACTGGATCGCCACCATGTACAAAGGGTCCATCTCATTCAAGACCCCGATGCTGTATGCGCTTTCGTTTCTGGTGCTGTTCACGATCGGGGGCGTGACCGGCATCATGGTGGGTGTGCTGGCCGTGGACATTCACCTGCACGACACCTACTACGTGGTAGGACATTTTCATTATGTGATGATGGGCGGCACGGTCATTGCACTCCTCGGCGGATTGCATTACTGGTGGCCGAAAATCACGGGACGCATGTACAACGAGGTGTGCGGGCAGATCGCTGTGTTCCTGATCTTCGTGGGGCTGAACCTGGCCTTTTTCACGCAGCTCGTGCTGGGATCGCGGGGCATGCCCCGGCGCTATAACGACTATCTGCCCGAGTTCACATCCCTGCATCAGCTTTCCACGATAGGTTCGTGGATCATGGGGCTCGGTCTTTTTCTGGTGCTGGGATATTTGCTGTTTTCCCTTTTCCGGGGAAAGAAGGCCGGCGCGAATCCATGGGGGGGCGCTACGCTGGAATGGACTCATACGGGACCGCGTCCGGATCCTCATAATTTCCATCGGACGCCGTTTGTCACCCGGGGTCCCTACGAGTTTGACCGGATCGGAATATCCCGTTCCGAAACCGCCGAAGCAGATCAGGGCGAGGATCCGCCGGATGACGTTCTGAACCAGGACCGGACGTAAGTATCATGGCTACTAATACGGGCACGGCAGAACAGACCGCACAGGAGCGCCCTATGGCGCATCTGAAGCATTACTTCGTTTCGTCCGATCAACAGTTCGATGCGGCGAAACTCGGGATGTGGCTTTTCCTCATCACGGAGATCCTCCTTTTCAGCGGGATGTTCGTAGCCTACGCCGTGTATCGGGTCTGGTACCCGGAGGTGTTTGCGGTCGCTTCCACCGAACTGAATCCCTGGCTGGGCGGCCTGAACACCGTGGTATTACTGGCCTCTTCTCTCACGGTGGCGCTGGCCATTCATGCGGCGCAGACCGACAACCGCAGGGCGCTGGTTACCAACCTGTTCATCACGGTGGCGCTGGCCGGTGTCTTCATGGTGGTGAAGTACTTCGAGTACACCCACAAATTTCATCTGGGCATCTTTCCCGGCGGCCATTTTGCGTATGCAGAGATGGACCAGCCCATCGTTCCGATCTTCTTCAGCATCTATTATGTGATGACCGGCATTCATGGGGTGCATGTGCTGGTCGGTATGGGCGTATTAAGCTGGCTGGGCGTGCGGGCGATGCGGGGGGATTTTCACAGCGGGTATTATACGCCTGTGGAGCTTTCCGGCCTGTACTGGCACCTTGTAGACATCATCTGGATATTTCTTTTCCCATTGCTTTATCTCATTTAGGTGCGAACCGGGCGCCGGTTCGTCTCGCGAGCATGAAAGGGCATCATATCACTCCACGAAAAACGCTGTTGAAGGTATTCGTCGCCCTGGTGGCGCTGACTGCTCTGACGGCCCTCACGGCGCAAATCGATATAGGGGCGTTCAACATACCGCTGGCCCTGGCGATCGCCGGGACCAAGGCCCTGCTCGTGGTGCTTTTCTTCATGGCCCTCAAGTACGACAAACCGGTCAATGCGCTGTTTTTCGGGCTGGGGATTCTTTTCGTGGTCGTATTCCTCACATTTACCTTGTTCGACACCGCCTTCCGGGGCGATCTCGGCAATGTAGGGGAGGAAGCGATTTTGAACACGGAGGGGACGGAACAGGGCGAGTGAACCGGAAACGTCTTGCGAAACGCCGCCCCGCCGATACGTCGTATTACTTGAGCAGGGTCATCTTCTTCACAGAAACGTGTTGTTCGGTACGCAGCACGTAGAGGTACGTACCGCCAGCCAGACCCGCTCCATCGAACAAGACACTGTAACGGCCCGCCGCCTGCATGCCGTCCACCAGCACGCGGACCTCGCGACCGAGCACGTCATAGACCGTAAGCGTGGTGGCCTGCGCCCGCTGGAGCGAAAACTCGATCGCCGTGGACGGATTGAACGGGTTCGGATAGTTCTGTTCCAGCGCGAAGGCCGCAGGAATTTCTCCATCCAAAGGCTCGACCGACGTCACCCCTGTCTCATATATACCGGCGCCCATGATGGCTATAAACGATGCTGCGGTGTTATCGGGGAGGGTGAACGTAAACTCATACTGGCGGGCGAAAGTCACCTTGGGTATGTCGGCGCTGTCGGTATCGTCGTCGGGATTGTCGAAATGATACTCGACGAAACCTCCCTCTTCGTTGCTCGCCGCCGCCGCGATAATCTGCGGGAGAATGAGTTCTCCAGTAACGGCGTCCCTGAGGGTTTGCGTGGGAGCCTGGAGCTCGTACTTCTCCGGAAACGCCCCGTGGAAGAACGTGTAGCCGGTGCCGTCCATGACAAAGAGGTAGGTGGGGCCGTGTCTCCAGTATCCGGTCGTGTCACGAAATACCCTCTTTACTTTAAGAAGAGCATCATAGCCTTCTGTATCATACAGTCCGAAAAGGTAATCCGCTGCCTCGTTCACGAACGCCTTCAGGCTCTCGCGATCCATCACCTCGCGGGCCGTTACCGCAGGACGGGGACCGGGGGCGAGCGTTTCTTCCGTGAGATGTTCTTCCCGAATATCGAGGCCGGCAGTCAGGAAGGCCGCACTGCCGTCGGGGTTAAAGTAAGACAGCGCGTAGCCGTCGTCGCCCTCGAACGTGAAAGTACTGCCAGTTACCGCCGCAGAAGCTGCCTGGCTGATCGCATCAAGCATAGTAGAATCGACCACTCCACCCGACAAAAGCAGATACTTGCCGTGCAGAGCCAGTGTGCCTCTGGGAGTCATCGTAGTAATGTAGGTGGAACCGTAATTCCAGGGTCCCTCATGCGTCAAAGCACATCCGAGATACCCGGCCGCCAGCGGGGAGGCGCTGATTTGCAGTATGTACGCAAAATAATCGTTCACGAATTCTGTCAGGGTGGCCTCGGCGTTCTCCACCTGTTCAGCCGTGGTCGCGTTCGGGTCTACGGCCGGGAATTCATCCGGCCGCG
Coding sequences within:
- a CDS encoding oxidase — protein: MKGHHITPRKTLLKVFVALVALTALTALTAQIDIGAFNIPLALAIAGTKALLVVLFFMALKYDKPVNALFFGLGILFVVVFLTFTLFDTAFRGDLGNVGEEAILNTEGTEQGE
- the ctaD gene encoding cytochrome c oxidase subunit I is translated as MTEDIDRSEAAQSGDAEEHSGHGDYITHAKSIGSWMFSVDHKRIGILYAVTVAIAFLAGGVFALLVRAELLLPGETFLSAQSYNQLFSLHGIVMVFGFIIPAIPGFLGNFLLPLHLGAKDVAFPRLNLFSYYLYLLGVILIIVAMVVGSVDTGWTFYTPYSARTGPAVLFLAMAVFIAGFASIFTGINFIVTVHKMRAPGMTWNRLPLFVWSIYSTSIVQVLATPVLGITVLLLFLERLLQIGIFDPALGGDPILFQHFFWFYSHPAVYIMILPGFGIISELIATFSRQRIYGYMAIALSSVAIAMLGFLVWGHHMFVSGQSVISSVIFSLITYLIGIPSGIKVFNWIATMYKGSISFKTPMLYALSFLVLFTIGGVTGIMVGVLAVDIHLHDTYYVVGHFHYVMMGGTVIALLGGLHYWWPKITGRMYNEVCGQIAVFLIFVGLNLAFFTQLVLGSRGMPRRYNDYLPEFTSLHQLSTIGSWIMGLGLFLVLGYLLFSLFRGKKAGANPWGGATLEWTHTGPRPDPHNFHRTPFVTRGPYEFDRIGISRSETAEADQGEDPPDDVLNQDRT
- a CDS encoding T9SS type A sorting domain-containing protein, with amino-acid sequence MLFDTVRHTTKTFRATPTRHSARLLQRIGCALIVAGMFSLFCRPVSATSPSGNDIGRVVAADTVVINEINYNSHDDYDSKDWVELYNAGTTDVDLTGWTYSDSEDDHVFAFPDGTILNSGEYLVAAQDTASFSAIHPDVSNVVGDADDFGLAGSGELVRIFDASGAIVDSLTYDDSAPWPEEADGDGYTLALTDPTCDNHMPECWSASAQMNGTPGAPNFPPGEALDDVCPRPDEFPAVDPNATTAEQVENAEATLTEFVNDYFAYILQISASPLAAGYLGCALTHEGPWNYGSTYITTMTPRGTLALHGKYLLLSGGVVDSTMLDAISQAASAAVTGSTFTFEGDDGYALSYFNPDGSAAFLTAGLDIREEHLTEETLAPGPRPAVTAREVMDRESLKAFVNEAADYLFGLYDTEGYDALLKVKRVFRDTTGYWRHGPTYLFVMDGTGYTFFHGAFPEKYELQAPTQTLRDAVTGELILPQIIAAAASNEEGGFVEYHFDNPDDDTDSADIPKVTFARQYEFTFTLPDNTAASFIAIMGAGIYETGVTSVEPLDGEIPAAFALEQNYPNPFNPSTAIEFSLQRAQATTLTVYDVLGREVRVLVDGMQAAGRYSVLFDGAGLAGGTYLYVLRTEQHVSVKKMTLLK
- a CDS encoding cytochrome c oxidase subunit 3 family protein yields the protein MATNTGTAEQTAQERPMAHLKHYFVSSDQQFDAAKLGMWLFLITEILLFSGMFVAYAVYRVWYPEVFAVASTELNPWLGGLNTVVLLASSLTVALAIHAAQTDNRRALVTNLFITVALAGVFMVVKYFEYTHKFHLGIFPGGHFAYAEMDQPIVPIFFSIYYVMTGIHGVHVLVGMGVLSWLGVRAMRGDFHSGYYTPVELSGLYWHLVDIIWIFLFPLLYLI